The following are from one region of the Centroberyx gerrardi isolate f3 chromosome 16, fCenGer3.hap1.cur.20231027, whole genome shotgun sequence genome:
- the LOC139912555 gene encoding uncharacterized protein LOC139912555, with protein MMSLIDLDDDQRWVPTHVNVTVLRARGLRTKGKHGSRYLYTIIQVGKEKFTTGLVEKAEVPEWKEECCFELLPGILEDGGRSAYPPGSGDLVLTVMHRVLIGLDVFLGQTIIPLDKIFQDGMCPRDEWLKLNSKVGRKEKERGELQVTVQFTRNNMTASMFDLTMKDKPRSAFGKLKDRVTGRKRGDVESSSAIVPGRYAALSGSLGQPFGEDGGGGVESGDIEVVEEKSKSKVKDFFKGKLRKSSDTRSCSSLASESSLSSVASDNPGPPPSLDLLADPPSSPIYSSKVRVDSHYGETDLAKKVLTSQHTTKVLTHKRAFSDEASKITTALPRQYLAVESIKGQTMTQSKSSLCINGSHVYDSEPSTPKSSGALPSKLVLLEKCSPLSRSLQNLTKRSEDKTSPGEGRRWSFDKMKKDEKEEEKEAEPSAPSIQSARTGGRPVQAAVPILSSAPDSSDKGRKLRKTLFSGGRSDSLPAKSDLSQAGATSEGRLRGWFGSSDFQNKPRLEVSPKVESSSDVPPPLPPRSPIPPQCSSPTASSTGHVSPDNGNHTNPFTSSSSPSSTPISPTNPFLPRMQRNPFFEELIAEELRKSPPLLPCSSSGSHLSHYTALPSSQPCIPSPGHDIRQKKMASIRRERPRPVARQISLPALLPRLVTPSSPNHSTPRSMSESGGECDDSFDAFASSRLNSPKGTLPQNSLKTILTSPHRSSNPPVDNNAISPIEELRICEAEPPPLPPRRPLRTTVNEIYSDSWLHRGQELAVHKEAYLLSQTGVASLQHGREGERKRNTPSISPDPHTTSETSDSLSIHSQPHANKTSPGFMPEEKLKKFKYEPLEDETDCWRGMLFEQDLYGRVGRGNYGESKVNSKHLSLTTEETAENRITSKNTTHSRHVDLAEPKMLLDSEMSVADLLSLSSASLLKSNAEALGITSSTLESTVDSSPIHPAQPLCVNNNVSFSLTLEDLNMNVNNSDFSFIDSDGSSHSEIVDTRKGPNCLGGIFPQPSEDSSIYPEETVTTPEDMFTLKNTCITQMNSSFEITASSNKLCKVSPVCQDNCQDGRCELDNVTTHGNSPMNRKENAASSLDSQTSDQPDLKTESRQDMTRGVDDFKKTQAAFDDNGNPEAKLATPNQKKESLSRVVSARFRPKGMTSGSPHCQSKKGEGKFEQLLSLVQNISASEGPFSYQPTKSPPPSSLTLDKETASLADSIDEDQTDCEPSEISFEDLHAKVAPNLRTPSKSKIGQSLQESKPSSSIPSSALSLSADSDAQAKLHPSPVFCPSIHPSSVGPSAGAIATPAVAPYTSSSSFSTSSTTTARPLVDARHSLLPEETQPASNLPHQESSPHPVKPLTSMGSQPEKKEGRSVLEKLKSTIHPGRTAHHAVAEPEKSQEVPVDHSAQYQHLTNMELISLLLQQEMDMQKQQAASEQQEAMLEKREAELKKVKLQVRDLEDYIDNLLLRIMEQTPTLLQVRGRHK; from the exons ATGATGTCACTTATAGATCTGGACGATGACCAGCGATGGGTGCCCACGCACGTGAATGTCACCGTCCTTCGCGCGAGGGGACTGCGAACGAAGGGCAAGCACGGGAGCCGCTACCTTTACACCATCATCCAGGTGGGGAAGGAGAAATTCACCACCGGCTTGGTGGAGAAGGCGGAGGTGCCCGAGTGGAAGGAGGAGTGCTGCTTCGAGCTGCTGCCCGGGATCCTGGAGGACGGCGGGCGGAGCGCCTACCCCCCGGGGAGCGGAGACCTGGTCCTCACGGTCATGCACCGGGTGCTTATCGGACTTGACGTGTTTCTCGGTCAAACCATCATTCCCCTTGATAAAATATTTCAGGATGGAATGTGTCCAAGAGATGA ATGGCTCAAGCTCAACTCTAAGGTGGGACGGAAGGAGAAGGAGCGTGGCGAACTGCAGGTGACCGTTCAGTTCACTCGCAACAACATGACAGCCAGTATGTTTGACCTCACCATGAAGGACAAGCCACGCTCTGCCTTTGGGAAGCTGAAGGATCGCGTcacggggaggaagaggggagatgTGGAGTCCTCCTCAGCCATCGTGCCAGGCCGCTACGCAGCCTTGTCAGGATCCCTGGGGCAGCCGTTTGGAGAGGACGGTGGAGGCGGGGTGGAATCAGGAGATATAGAGGTagtagaagagaagagtaaGAGTAAGGTGAAAGACTTCTTCAAGGGGAAGCTACGCAAGTCGTCTGACACCAGGTCATGCTCATCGCTAGCTTCGGAGAGCAGTTTGTCTTCTGTGGCCAGTGATAACCCCGGGCCTCCGCCCAGCCTTGACCTGCTAGCAGACCCTCCCAGCTCCCCCATCTACAGCAGCAAAGTAAGAGTGGACTCCCACTATGGAGAGACGGACCTAGCTAAAAAAG TGCTTACCAGCCAACACACCACAAAGGTCCTGACCCACAAGCGAGCCTTCAGCGATGAAGCTAGTAAGATCACAACCGCCCTTCCTCGACAATACCTAGCAGTGGAGTCCATCAAGGGTCAGACCATGACTCAGTCCAAGTCTTCCTTGTGTATCAATGGAAGCCATGTCTATGACTCTGAGCCATCAACCCCCAAGAGCTCAGGAGCCCTCCCATCCAAGCTGGTGTTGCTAGAGAAATGTTCCCCGCTCTCTCGCTCCCTGCAGAACCTCACCAAGCGAAGTGAGGACAAAACTTCCCCTGGCGAGGGCCGACGCTGGTCCTTTGACAAGATGAAGAAAGAcgaaaaggaggaagaaaaggaagctGAGCCATCAGCTCCCTCAATTCAAAGCGCTCGGACAGGGGGTCGCCCTGTGCAGGCAGCGGTGCCAAtactctcctctgctcctgatTCATCTGACAAAGGCAGGAAGCTAAGAAAGACTTTATTCTCTGGAGGAAGGAGCGATTCTCTCCCTGCTAAATCAGACCTGAGCCAGGCTGGAGCGACTTCTGAAGGGAGACTCAGAGGCTGGTTTGGCTCCAGTGACTTCCAGAACAAGCCAAG GCTGGAAGTTTCTCCTAAAGTAGAAAGCAGCTCAGACgtaccccctcccctccctcctcgctcCCCCATTCCCCCCCAGTGCTCCTCTCCCACTGCCTCCTCCACTGGTCATGTTTCACCTGATAACGGGAATCACACTAATCCCTTCacgtcctcttcctctccctcctcaaccCCCATCTCCCCCACCAACCCTTTCCTCCCACGTATGCAGCGCAACCCCTTTTTTGAGGAGCTCATAGCTGAGGAGTTGCGGAAGTCCCCTCCTCTTCTGCCCTGCTCCTCTTCTGGCTCACACCTCTCTCATTACActgctctgccctcctcccAGCCATGCATACCCAGCCCTGGTCATGATATTAGGCAAAAGAAAATGGCTTCCATAAGGCGTGAGCGCCCCAGGCCAGTAGCTAGGCAGATATCCCTTCCCGCATTACTCCCCAGACTAGTCACACCTAGCTCCCCCAACCACTCCACCCCTCGCTCCATGTCAGAGAGTGGGGGAGAATGTGATGACTCCTTTGATGCCTTCGCCTCCAGCAGGCTCAACTCACCAAAGGGGACTCTTCCTCAAAATTCTTTGAAAACCATCCTAACTTCACCTCATAGAAGTAGTAACCCCCCAGTTGATAACAATGCCATTAGTCCTATAGAGGAGTTGCGAATATGTGAAGCGGAGCCTCCACCTTTGCCTCCAAGGAGGCCTTTAAGAACTACAGTGAACGAGATATACTCTGACAGCTGGCTGCATAGAGGTCAAGAGCTAGCTGTCCACAAAGAAGCCTACCTTCTTTCACAGACTGGTGTGGCCTCCCTACAAcatggaagagaaggagaacgCAAAAGAAATACACCAAGTATATCTCCAGACCCTCACACTACCAGTGAGACCTCTGATTCCCTCAGCATTCACTCTCAACCACATGCAAACAAGACTTCCCCAGGATTTATGCCTGAAGAAAAGCTCAAGAAGTTCAAATATGAACCTTTAGAAGATGAAACTGACTGCTGGAGGGGGATGCTGTTTGAGCAAGACTTGTATGGACGTGTTGGCAGAGGAAACTATGGAGAATCCAAAGTAAACAGCAAACATTTATCACTGACCACTGAGGAAACTGCTGAAAATAGGATCACGTCAAAGAACACCACCCATTCTCGACATGTTGATTTGGCAGAACCTAAAATGCTTCTTGATAGTGAGATGTCTGTTGCAGATCTTTTGAGTCTGTCATCTGCAAGTCTCCTTAAGTCAAACGCAGAGGCACTAGGTATTACTTCCAGTACATTAGAGTCAACAGTAGATTCTTCCCCCATTCATCCAGCTCAACCTTTATGTGTAAACAATAATGTGTCTTTCTCACTAACTTTGGAGGATCTGAACATGAATGTGAATAATTCAGACTTTAGTTTTATTGATTCTGATGGCTCTTCTCATTCAGAAATAGTTGATACTCGTAAAGGTCCCAATTGTTTAGGCGGGATTTTCCCACAGCCATCAGAAGATTCATCCATTTACCCTGAGGAGACAGTGACCACACCTGAGGATATGTTCACTTTGAAGAATACATGCATAACCCAGATGAACTCTTCCTTTGAAATAACTGCGTCATCTAACAAACTCTGCAAAGTCTCCCCAGTTTGCCAAGACAATTGCCAAGATGGGCGATGTGAACTGGATAATGTGACAACACATGGTAACTCCCCAATGAACAGGAAAGAGAATGCTGCTTCGTCATTAGACAGCCAAACATCTGATCAACCTGATCTTAAAACTGAATCCAGACAAGATATGACAAGAGGTGTTGACGATTTTAAAAAGACACAAGCTGCATTTGATGATAATGGCAACCCAGAAGCAAAACTAGCCACACCTAACCAGAAGAAGGAGTCGTTATCGAGGGTGGTTAGCGCACGTTTTAGACCAAAAGGAATGACGAGTGGCAGTCCACACTGTCAAAGTAAGAAGGGAGAGGGCAAGTTTGAACAGTTGTTGTCCCTTGTGCAAAATATTTCAGCTAGTGAAGGACCATTCTCATACCAACCCACTAAAtcgcctcctccctcttcactgACATTAGATAAAGAGACAGCCTCTCTGGCAGACAGCATAGATGAAGACCAGACTGATTGCGA ACCCTCTGAGATCAGTTTTGAAGACCTTCATGCAAAAGTAGCGCCAAACTTGAGAACCCCTTCAAAGTCAAAGATTGGGCAATCTTTGCAAGAGTCTAAACCCTCTTCTTCCATCCCTTCTTCTGCACTCTCCCTGTCAGCTGACTCTGATGCACAGGCTAAGCTCCACCCTTCCCCTGTCTTTTGCCCCTCCATACACCCCTCAAGTGTGGGGCCCAGTGCTGGAGCCATTGCTACTCCGGCTGTGGCCCCCtacacctcctcttcctccttctctacctcctccacCACTACTGCCCGGCCCCTGGTCGATGCACGGCACTCACTTTTGCCTGAAGAGACACAACCAGCTAGCAACCTGCCCCATCAGGAGAGCAG CCCTCATCCAGTGAAGCCGCTGACCTCCATGGGCAGCCAGCCGGAGAAGAAGGAGGGTCGTTCAGTCCTGGAGAAGCTCAAGTCCACTATTCACCCCGGACGCACTGCCCACCACGCTGTGGCTGAACCTGAGAAGAGTCAG GAGGTGCCAGTGGACCACTCTGCTCAGTACCAGCACCTGACCAACATGGAGCTGAtctccctgctgctgcagcaggagatGGACATGCAGAAGCAGCAGGCGGCCTCAGAGCAGCAGGAGGCGATGCTGGAGAAACGTGAAGCGGAGCTGAAAAAGGTCAAGCTGCAGGTTCGAGACCTTGAGGACTACATTGATAATCTTTTGCTGCGGATCATGGAGCAGACGCCCACGCTGCTGCAAGTGCGCGGGAGACACAAGTGA